ATAAAGTCGGACAGTTCGTTTCAGCGCCACTCATTCGCAATATCATCGGTCAAGTAAAATCTACTGTGGACATCCGCTCTGTAATGGATGATCGTAAAATATTTATCGCTAATCTTTCAAAGGGAAGAATCGGCGAAGATAACGGCAGATTGCTTGGCTCCATGCTTATGACTAAAGTCTATCTTGCCGCTATGTCACGCGTGGATATTCCAGAAGAACAGCGCGAAGACTTTTTCTTTTATGTGGATGAGTTTCAGAATTTTCAGTCAAAAGCGTTTGCCGACGTGCTTTCCGAGGCACGTAAATATCATCTCTCTCTTATTTTGGCACATCAATATGTAACACAAATGGAAGAGGAGGTTAGCGATGCTGTTTTTGGCAACGTGGGTACGATTGTGGCATTTCGCGTTGGCGCGATTGACGGTGAGTTGTTGGAGAAAGAATTTTCACCGGATTTTCTCGTGGAGGATTTTGTTAATCTCGGTAAATATAATGTTATCTTGAAACTTATGATTGATGGTCTTGCTTCGCGCGGATTTTCTGCCGCGACATTGCCCCCGCTGGAGTTTGCAGAGGCTTCTCGCCGTGACGAAGTAGTCACCTTTTCTCGCGCGCATTTTACTAATCCACGCGCGGAAGTGGAAAAATATATCACTTCTTGGCACGAAGATATCGCGGGCATGGATTCTAAGTCAGCTTCAAGAGACGATGGTCCATCGAGAGCCCGTTCCGCAGAATCAGGATCGCTGAGAGAGGGGAATATAGAACTTTTTGATGCTGTATGCGATAATTGCGGTAAGCCGACCAAAATTCCATTTCAGCCCGATGGCAAACGTCCGGTGTATTGCAAGAAGTGCAGGCAAAAATTGATAGCAGGTAGAAATGTGGCAAAGTCAGCCTCTGCGCAAGACTTTGACTTGGCAAAGTCAAAGATGTCAGAGACGAACCCGCCAATATACGTTCAGCTTTCCGCGGCAGAACTTACGGGTAATAAAAAAGAACCTGATTTAGAGGCCGTGCGCGATCTACTTCGTGAGTTTAGAGAAGATACCACCGAAGAAATAGCTGAAGATTCTCCAATGGAAGAAGGTATATCAGGAGGGGAAACAACGGAAATAGAGCCAGAAGATGGTACAATAAAGCCGGAGGAAGAAGCGGATGCCCAATCCGCAGACGACGATGAAGAGGATTATCCAGCAGAGGAAGATGAATAGAATATTTACGCAGATTGATTTTTGAAGTATAAATAAAATAACACATATGCGCGATGTGAAATTGATCAACATTTTTACTTAATTAATTTTATATCACGCGCAATACATATAATAATCATATAAATTATGAACGATTCAGAAAAAAAATGGCATATTCCTTTCGCTTTGGGTATTTTGAGCTTATTAATGTTAGTTTCATTCGTATATTTTGGCAGCGATGGAAAGCAGGCGTCTGTCGGTGGTGAAACGGTTGATATGGCTACATTAGTAGTAGATGGATCTCCAGTCATAGGTTCCACGGACGCGCCAGTTATTGTTGTGGAGTTTGCGGATTTTCAGTGTCCGTTTTGCGGATTATTCGCCAAAAACACATATTCCCAGATTAAATCGCAATATATTGACACTGGAAAAGTTAAATTCGTATATCGTAATTTTGCTTTTCTTGGATTGGAATCGCAAGATTCGGCTAATGCGGCTTATTGCGCGCAAGATCAAGGAAAGTTTTGGGAATATCATGATTATCTTTATTCTCATCAAAACGGAGAGAATGAGGGCGCATTTATTAAAGATAATTTGAAAAAGTTTGCGCAAGACTTAGGGCTCGATTCTTCTTCGTTTGATTCCTGTGTTGATTTCAGTAAATATCAGGATCGCGTTACCGCGGATATAAAAGCAGGTCGCGATGCTGGCGTAACAGGAACCCCAACTGTATTTATTGGTGGAAAGCTCATCAGTGGAGCGCAAGGTTTTCAGATATATGCTGATGCAATTGAAGCGCAGTTGAGTAAATAAAGATATCTTAAAACGCAAATCTAAAATCGCAAATCTGCAACTCAAATCTTAAATCTCCGTTCGTCAGATTAGAAGTTTTTCCGCCAGAGGCGCCTGTCCGCCTCTGGCGGGGATCAGCCTTT
The genomic region above belongs to Candidatus Spechtbacteria bacterium and contains:
- a CDS encoding type IV secretion system DNA-binding domain-containing protein, which produces MPDINYFAQLNYRGQKSRFGIKTDDRRRHMYVIGKTGMGKSEMLKTMAIQDILNGNGVGIVDPHGELAEAVLDFIPQDRVNDVVYFNPADYEYPMGFNVLENVNFDQRHLVASGLMGVFKKLWPDVWSARMEYILNNAILALLEYPDATMLGINRMFSNPSFRKRVIDHISDPVVKTFWVDEYSKYTQRLESEATASIQNKVGQFVSAPLIRNIIGQVKSTVDIRSVMDDRKIFIANLSKGRIGEDNGRLLGSMLMTKVYLAAMSRVDIPEEQREDFFFYVDEFQNFQSKAFADVLSEARKYHLSLILAHQYVTQMEEEVSDAVFGNVGTIVAFRVGAIDGELLEKEFSPDFLVEDFVNLGKYNVILKLMIDGLASRGFSAATLPPLEFAEASRRDEVVTFSRAHFTNPRAEVEKYITSWHEDIAGMDSKSASRDDGPSRARSAESGSLREGNIELFDAVCDNCGKPTKIPFQPDGKRPVYCKKCRQKLIAGRNVAKSASAQDFDLAKSKMSETNPPIYVQLSAAELTGNKKEPDLEAVRDLLREFREDTTEEIAEDSPMEEGISGGETTEIEPEDGTIKPEEEADAQSADDDEEDYPAEEDE
- a CDS encoding DsbA family protein, whose translation is MNDSEKKWHIPFALGILSLLMLVSFVYFGSDGKQASVGGETVDMATLVVDGSPVIGSTDAPVIVVEFADFQCPFCGLFAKNTYSQIKSQYIDTGKVKFVYRNFAFLGLESQDSANAAYCAQDQGKFWEYHDYLYSHQNGENEGAFIKDNLKKFAQDLGLDSSSFDSCVDFSKYQDRVTADIKAGRDAGVTGTPTVFIGGKLISGAQGFQIYADAIEAQLSK